The DNA segment CATATAGCGCGCGCTCGAATTCAACCGATGCGTCTTCCAGGCCAAGCAGTGCGGCGACCTTGACCTGCTTTGGCAGGTAACCCGGCACAAAGACCCACGCGTCCAGGTCCGTTCCAGTCATCTCCAGTCCCATCGACAGGTCCTCGGAGAAACCAACCCCGGCGGGCATCAGGACGTTGCCCGTGGCGATTGCTTCGCCCGTTGCGGCATCGACGAACGAACTGCCCGGCGCATCGAACTGCCAGGGAATGACCTTCTGGCCGCCAAATCCGGTCGCCGGATCCCGCAGGGCGCCGAGAGCAGCCAGCACGGGCTGCATGCTCGGGTTCTCTCCCAGTGGCGGGGCGACGGCCAGGACGGGCCCATCGTTGTCGAAGTCGGTCCGCGAATGGTCGCAACCCACGGCGACAAGGGCGGTCAGCATTGCAAGGATCACATACAAGCGGAGCGCGGTTCGGCCTTGCTCGCTTCGGCGGGGCAACAGTAGCGTTCTCATGGTCGTGCGATCTGGTTCTCCGATTGAGATCTCAAAAGCGGACAGCAGTCTCCGCTCTCGCCCCCGGGCGCGCAAGGACAAGAACGGATAGCGAGCCCATCCGCCTCCACCCATGCTCATAATTGCAGACGAGAACATCCCGCTGATTCGCGAAGCCATGTCGCCCGTCGGCGATGTGCGACTGGTGGCCGGCCGCTCGTTGACCCGTCGCGATGTCGCGGAGGCGGACGTGCTGCTGGTGCGGTCCGTCACGCGGGTCGATGCCGACTTGCTCGACGGCACGCCGGTCCGTTTCGTCGGGACTGCTACGATCGGGACGGATCACATCGATCTGCCCTATCTCCAGCAGCGGGGAATCGGATTCTCCAGCGCGGCCGGCAGCAATGCCAGGTCGGTCGTCGAGTACGTCGTCGCGGCGCTTATCGAGACTTCCCTTCGCGCGGGGGAGCCGCTGGCCGGCAAGACGCTCGGGATCGTTGGGCGAGGGAACATCGGCTCAGCCCTTGCCAAAGTGGCCCCGGCCCTGGGACTCAAAGTCCTGGTCAACGATCCGCCGCTGGAGCGCGCCGGCGACCCAGGTCCTTTCGTCGCACTGGATGATCTGCTCAGAGAATCCGACTTTGTCACCTTCCACGTTCCGCTCAATCGCGAGGGGCCCGATTGCACCATCCACCTGCTTGGGGATGCTGGCCTGGCGGCGATGAAGCCCACGGCCGTCATGCTGAACACCTCCCGGGGGCCGGTTGTCGACAATGCGGCGCTCTTGACCGCGCTGCAATCCGGCTGGCTGCGCGGCGCCATCCTTGACGTCTGGGAGGGTGAACCCGACATAGACACCCGTCTTTTGGAGATGGTCAACATCGCCACGCCTCACATTGCAGGATACAGCCTGGACGGGAAGACGAATGGCACGACGATGCTGGCGGCCGCGGTTCGTGAGTTCTTCGGCTTCGAAGAGCTCTGGCAGCCCAGTCTTCCGGAACCTGCAGAGCCGACCATCGAAATCGGCGCACAATCCAGTTTCGAGGCCTTCCTGGCCGAGGCGGTGCGGCATTCCTACCCGATTCTCGAAGACGATGAACGGTTGCGCCGCTCCTTGGCGCTCCCTGAGGATCGCCGCCCCGAGTGGTTCGACCGTCTGCGCAAGGAATACCCCGTGCGGCGCGAGTTTCGGAACTTCCGGCTGAGTGCGCCGGAATTGCCCGAAGAATGGAAATCGTGCGCCGAAGCGCTGGGATTCCGGCTCTGAAGCGGTCGGAAATGGGCTAATCCGATCCAGTTTTAGCCAAATGGCTCGAAAAACCTCTTGGCCGGAAAGTTGCACTTAGCAATCCCGAGCGCCGGCGGCTCAGTCGGCTTTACAACCAGCACCGCACCGAGGAGGCGCGGGCATATGAAAGGAAACTCCATGATTTTTCGCATGAAAACGATCGCGGGTGCCGCCACTCTGGCGCTGATGCTCGCCGCACCGGCGCTCTCGCCGGCCCAGCTCGGCTCCGTTGACAAGGTTCCCGAGTCGTCCATGGAATCGACACTCCAGGAGAAGCTCCCCGAGATCTCGCCGAAGAAGGCCCTTGAGGCTTTCGCTGGCAAGTACGCAGGTCTGGGCGCCTACTCCGCGACCGTCAAGCTCAGCGCTCTCGGCGGCGACGGCAAGCCGATGGATCAGTTCCCCGCACAGACAGCCGAGTTTGCCTACTGGGCGCCGAACGATCTCTCGATGGATTTTGACGCTCTCGACGTCACATCCACAGGCGGCGAGATGCTCGTCTCCCTCGTTGGCGAGAAGAGCGCCATGGTTCTGGACGTTCCCGAAGAGGGCGGCATCCAGGCACTGATGGAAGAGAATCCCCTCGTTGGTAACATTCTCGGCCAGATTCCGATTCTCGACATCGTCGTGAATGGGACCGATGGATTTGCCAACTGGAATGCCGAAGTCACCGAACTGGATTCGAAGCCGGCCGTTGCCTTGACGGATCCGGAAGACGGGACACACACGCTCTTCATCGATCCACTCAGTGGTTCAGCATTGCGCTCGCAGCTCTCCATGGGCAACGGCGGTCCGAAGCTGCTCGTTGA comes from the bacterium genome and includes:
- a CDS encoding 4-phosphoerythronate dehydrogenase; this translates as MLIIADENIPLIREAMSPVGDVRLVAGRSLTRRDVAEADVLLVRSVTRVDADLLDGTPVRFVGTATIGTDHIDLPYLQQRGIGFSSAAGSNARSVVEYVVAALIETSLRAGEPLAGKTLGIVGRGNIGSALAKVAPALGLKVLVNDPPLERAGDPGPFVALDDLLRESDFVTFHVPLNREGPDCTIHLLGDAGLAAMKPTAVMLNTSRGPVVDNAALLTALQSGWLRGAILDVWEGEPDIDTRLLEMVNIATPHIAGYSLDGKTNGTTMLAAAVREFFGFEELWQPSLPEPAEPTIEIGAQSSFEAFLAEAVRHSYPILEDDERLRRSLALPEDRRPEWFDRLRKEYPVRREFRNFRLSAPELPEEWKSCAEALGFRL
- a CDS encoding redoxin domain-containing protein — protein: MIFRMKTIAGAATLALMLAAPALSPAQLGSVDKVPESSMESTLQEKLPEISPKKALEAFAGKYAGLGAYSATVKLSALGGDGKPMDQFPAQTAEFAYWAPNDLSMDFDALDVTSTGGEMLVSLVGEKSAMVLDVPEEGGIQALMEENPLVGNILGQIPILDIVVNGTDGFANWNAEVTELDSKPAVALTDPEDGTHTLFIDPLSGSALRSQLSMGNGGPKLLVEYDDQAFGEDVPKPELSTEIPEGYDDITAQVVAMMKGPDELIGQPAPDFTLKTMEGKEVSLADQKGKVVVMDFWATWCPPCKKGMPILQKVADEMKDENVVFWAMNTDQDPMEERKAKIVDFTSSNDITMTQVMTGDDEDLMTDYLVKSIPTTVIVAPDGKIANVHVGLVPDLADVLREDIKSAMESK